In Minwuia thermotolerans, one DNA window encodes the following:
- a CDS encoding aspartate-semialdehyde dehydrogenase, which yields MGYRVAVVGATGNVGHEMLNILDERMFPADEVAAVASRKSKGKAVSFGDRTLKTHALEEFDFAGYDMALFSAGGDIAREWAPKAAAKGCVVIDNSSAFRMDPDVPLVVPEVNADALAGYTKKNIIANPNCSTAQLVVALKPIHDRARIRRVVVSTYQSTSGAGKAAMDELFNQTKGIYVNQSPEPAEFTRQIAFNVIPHIDIFLEDGSTREEWKMTVETKKILDPKIRLTATCVRVPTFVGHAEAINLELEEPLSADECRELLREAPGCMVVDRPEDDQYITPVDCVGDYATFISRIRDDGTIENGLNLWVVSDNLRKGAALNTVQIAETLGSRFLRKAA from the coding sequence ATGGGCTATCGCGTCGCCGTCGTGGGCGCCACGGGCAATGTGGGCCACGAGATGCTGAACATCCTGGACGAGCGGATGTTCCCTGCCGACGAGGTCGCCGCTGTCGCCAGCCGCAAGTCGAAGGGCAAGGCGGTGTCCTTCGGCGACCGCACCCTGAAGACCCACGCGCTGGAAGAGTTCGATTTCGCCGGCTACGACATGGCGCTGTTCTCGGCCGGCGGCGACATAGCCCGGGAATGGGCGCCGAAGGCCGCGGCCAAGGGCTGCGTCGTCATCGACAACAGTTCCGCCTTCCGCATGGACCCCGATGTCCCGCTGGTGGTGCCGGAGGTCAATGCCGACGCCCTGGCCGGGTACACGAAGAAGAACATCATCGCCAATCCGAACTGCTCGACGGCGCAGCTCGTGGTCGCGCTGAAGCCCATTCACGACCGGGCGCGCATCCGCCGCGTCGTCGTCTCCACCTATCAGTCGACTTCCGGCGCGGGCAAGGCGGCGATGGACGAGCTGTTCAACCAGACCAAGGGCATCTACGTGAACCAGTCGCCCGAGCCGGCGGAGTTCACCAGGCAAATCGCCTTCAACGTCATTCCCCATATCGACATCTTCCTGGAGGACGGCTCGACCAGGGAGGAATGGAAGATGACGGTCGAGACCAAGAAGATCCTCGACCCCAAGATCCGGCTGACGGCGACCTGCGTCCGGGTGCCCACCTTCGTCGGCCATGCCGAGGCGATCAACCTGGAACTGGAAGAGCCGCTTTCGGCCGACGAGTGCCGCGAACTGCTGCGCGAGGCGCCGGGCTGCATGGTGGTCGACAGGCCCGAGGACGACCAGTACATCACGCCGGTCGACTGTGTCGGCGACTACGCGACCTTCATCAGCCGCATCCGCGACGACGGGACGATCGAGAATGGTCTGAACCTGTGGGTGGTCTCCGACAACCTGCGCAAGGGCGCGGCGCTGAACACCGTGCAGATCGCCGAGACCCTGGGCAGCCGCTTCCTGCGCAAGGCCGCCTGA